One genomic region from Anopheles bellator chromosome 2, idAnoBellAS_SP24_06.2, whole genome shotgun sequence encodes:
- the LOC131210073 gene encoding p21-activated protein kinase-interacting protein 1-like has translation MAGMEIVVGTYEQFTVCYRAEPSRKDPSKLYFKETFAAHLHTSSVRSMASHGKYLATGGADDRICLLDVERGTQITEFLHHDGTINTVAFAKDGSHLFAGCSDGDMSAISMGRLAVTRTWKNAHKASVQSISIHPQGTLALTLGADLTLKTWDLVSGRTLFTTALRTNAKYGNTVSDVQWSPDGDHFSILGARVVDVISVETTHSVRTVKCDTKPTVICWLSDDEIAVGLESGHLLLFNIHSDEQQEQLPIYDTRVKAIASNGCFIATASSAGDISLWRLEGSDFTEICTQQSGCRPICLVLRSTESSKRTDAGPSKTVAVEEATEPRTVKMAAIATKVARDLARVVVETEDPVELAAVQRKRKRLNEKGKKLKQTKMKAIGMKKKEKIKKQK, from the exons ATGGCCGGCATGGAAATCGTTGTGGGCACTTACGAACAGTTTACTGTTTGTTACCGTGCCGAACCGTCCAGGAAA GATCCAAGTAAGCTGTACTTCAAGGAAACATTTGCGGCGCACCTTCACACATCCTCCGTGCGTTCGATGGCGTCCCACGGGAAGTACCTAGCGACCGGGGGAGCAGACGACAGAATATGTCTACTAGACGTGGAGCGCGGTACGCAGATCACGGAGTTTCTGCACCACGACGGCACAATTAACACCGTCGCCTTCGCGAAGGACGGAAGCCACTTGTTTGCCGGGTGCAGCGATGGTGACATGTCCGCCATCAGCATGGGTCGGCTGGCCGTTACGCGAACGTGGAAAAATGCACACAAAGCGTCCGTGCAAAGTATTTCGATTCATCCGCAGGGCACGCTGGCGCTAACGTTGGGTGCTGACCTGACCCTCAAAACATGGGATCTGGTTTCGGGTCGAACACTTTTTACGACGGCACTGCGGACGAATGCCAAATACGGTAACACCGTATCCGATGTACAGTGGTCGCCGGACGGTGATCATTTTTCGATTCTTGGAGCACGCGTGGTCGACGTGATCAGCGTGGAAACGACACATTCGGTGCGCACGGTGAAATGTGATACCAAACCGACCGTAATCTGCTGGCTGTCCGACGACGAGATTGCCGTGGGCCTAGAAAGTGGACATCTGCTGCTTTTCAACATTCACAGCGACGAACAGCAAGAGCAGCTACCGATCTACGATACCCGTGTGAAGGCGATCGCTAGCAATGGATGTTTCATTGCAACCGCATCGAGTGCCGGGGACATTTCGCTGTGGCGTCTAGAAGGTTCTGATTTTACGGAAATTTGCACCCAACAGAGTGGCTGTCGCCCGATTTGTTTGGTGCTGAGGAGTACAGAAAGCTCCAAGCGGACGGATGCAGGTCCGTCTAAAACGGTCGCGGTGGAAGAAGCAACGGAGCCGAGGACCGTGAAGATGGCAGCAATTGCCACGAAAGTAGCTCGCGATCTTGCACGGGTGGTGGTAGAAACCGAGGATCCAGTTGAGTTGGCAGCGGTTCAGCGCAAGCGAAAGCGTCTAAATGAAAAGGGGAAGAAattgaagcaaacgaaaatgaagGCCATCggaatgaagaaaaaagaaaagatcaaaaaacaaaaatga
- the LOC131210076 gene encoding deoxynucleoside kinase isoform X1, with product MLARTSRLMARSCSSYVGGRFGRNDLNMPPISNEKLGAEGKKPFTVFVEGNIGSGKTTFLNHFQKFDDVCLLTEPVEKWRNCGGVNLLDLMYKEAYRWAMPFQTYVTLTMLDRHTSKTDKAVKLMERSLFSARNCFVESMLASGTLHNGMYNVLQEWYEFICCNIHIQADLIVYLQSSPEIVYERMKKRARSEESCVPLQYLRELHELHENWLVHGTAPRPAPVLVLNADLDLNTIGTEYERSEMSILKPILIENTQQHAILTSPSKLTKTDL from the exons ATGTTGGCTAGAACATCCCGTCTGATGGCCAGATCATGCAGTTCATACGTTGGCGGTCGATTCG GCCGGAACGATCTAAACATGCCCCCGATATCGAACGAAAAGCTGGGCGCTGAGGGAAAGAAGCCGTTCACCGTGTTCGTGGAAGGGAACATTGGCAGCGGGAAAACAACATTCCTGAACCATTTCCAGAAGTTTGACGATGTCTGCTTGCTGACTGAGCCGGTGGAAAAGTGGCGTAACTGTGGCGGTGTTAATTTGCTGGATCTCATGTACAAGGAAGCGTACCGATGGGCTATGCCATTCCAAACGTACGTCACTCTGACGATGCTCGACAGGCACACCAGCAAGACGGACAAGGCGGTAAAGCTGATGGAGCGGTCGTTGTTCAGTGCACG AAATTGCTTCGTGGAGAGTATGCTCGCCTCTGGCACGTTGCATAATGGCATGTACAATGTTCTCCAGGAATGGTACGAATTTATTTGCTGCAATATTCATATTCAGGCGGACTTAATTG TTTACCTGCAGAGCAGTCCAGAAATTGTGTACGAGCGCATGAAGAAGCGTGCCCGGTCGGAGGAAAGCTGCGTTCCTCTTCAGTACCTCAGAGAGTTACACGAGCTTCATGAAAACTGGCTAGTACACGGTACAGCCCCTCGCCCAGCACCG GTTCTAGTTCTGAATGCTGATCTTGATCTGAACACAATCGGCACGGAGTACGAGCGCTCCGAAATGAGCATTTTGAAGCCCATACTAATCGAGAACACACAGCAGCACGCCATTCTTACGTCGCCTTCCAAACTGACCAAAACCGATTTATAG
- the LOC131210075 gene encoding CUE domain-containing protein 2, whose translation MTNIEQHHDLVKDSLFYFIRKHIPQADLKIVDDIVLSYVISILEEASQDPCFDVEGFIEMMSAYFNDFANIEPATVCAWIFELENKISNKNQIPSAESGNLSLNSLSLADMIPEEKLRGRHSSESSDREVLGSDVHKRTHRLSDSDGGSTEGPNFDLFAEQCEVLQEMFPDSSFIEVKHCILIANGDVDRATQILLHRQEAGQSLKGTSHNIQANKPHPTIDEHELKNRIISKYSYVDKEDNREYKPVAPKVEPKKLIRYRDNKIVSLKGERYTEVSRRGGEEETELKKPKKPICP comes from the exons ATGACCAACATCGAGCAGCACCATGACTTGGTTAAGgacagtttgttttacttcaTCCGGAAACACATTCCGCAGGCGGATTTAAAGATAGTCGACGATATCGTTCTCTCATACGTAATATCAATTCTCGAGGAAGCATCCCAAGATCCGTGCTTCGATGTTGAAG GCTTCATCGAAATGATGTCGGCGTATTTCAACGACTTTGCTAACATTGAACCGGCgactgtgtgtgcgtggattTTCGAgctggaaaataaaatctcaAACAAGAATCAGATTCCCAGCGCAGAATCGGGCAACCTATCGCTCAA TTCCCTGTCGCTGGCCGATATGATACCGGAGGAAAAGCTGCGCGGTCGTCATTCATCCGAAAGCAGCGACCGGGAAGTGCTCGGGAGCGATGTGCACAAGCGAACCCATCGTCTTTCCGACAGTGACGGAGGATCGACCGAAGGGCCCAATTTCGATCTGTTTGCCGAGCAATGCGAAGTGCTGCAGGAGATGTTTCCCGATAGTTCGTTTATTGAG GTTAAGCATTGCATCCTGATTGCGAACGGGGATGTAGATCGCGCCACACAGATACTCCTCCACCGCCAGGAGGCTGGCCAAAGCCTGAAGGGAACGTCCCACAATATTCAGGCCAACAAGCCGCACCCGACCATCGACGAGCATGAGCTGAAAAATCGTATCATCTCGAA GTACTCGTACGTCGATAAGGAGGACAACCGAGAGTATAAACCGGTCGCACCGAAGGTCGAACCGAAGAAGCTGATCCGGTATCGCGATAACAAGATTGTCTCGCTCAAAGGCGAACGCTACACGGAGGTGTCTCGCCGGGGCGGCGAAGAAGAGACTGAGCTTAAGAAACCTAAGAAACCTATTTGTCCGTAA
- the LOC131210076 gene encoding deoxynucleoside kinase isoform X2, with protein MPPISNEKLGAEGKKPFTVFVEGNIGSGKTTFLNHFQKFDDVCLLTEPVEKWRNCGGVNLLDLMYKEAYRWAMPFQTYVTLTMLDRHTSKTDKAVKLMERSLFSARNCFVESMLASGTLHNGMYNVLQEWYEFICCNIHIQADLIVYLQSSPEIVYERMKKRARSEESCVPLQYLRELHELHENWLVHGTAPRPAPVLVLNADLDLNTIGTEYERSEMSILKPILIENTQQHAILTSPSKLTKTDL; from the exons ATGCCCCCGATATCGAACGAAAAGCTGGGCGCTGAGGGAAAGAAGCCGTTCACCGTGTTCGTGGAAGGGAACATTGGCAGCGGGAAAACAACATTCCTGAACCATTTCCAGAAGTTTGACGATGTCTGCTTGCTGACTGAGCCGGTGGAAAAGTGGCGTAACTGTGGCGGTGTTAATTTGCTGGATCTCATGTACAAGGAAGCGTACCGATGGGCTATGCCATTCCAAACGTACGTCACTCTGACGATGCTCGACAGGCACACCAGCAAGACGGACAAGGCGGTAAAGCTGATGGAGCGGTCGTTGTTCAGTGCACG AAATTGCTTCGTGGAGAGTATGCTCGCCTCTGGCACGTTGCATAATGGCATGTACAATGTTCTCCAGGAATGGTACGAATTTATTTGCTGCAATATTCATATTCAGGCGGACTTAATTG TTTACCTGCAGAGCAGTCCAGAAATTGTGTACGAGCGCATGAAGAAGCGTGCCCGGTCGGAGGAAAGCTGCGTTCCTCTTCAGTACCTCAGAGAGTTACACGAGCTTCATGAAAACTGGCTAGTACACGGTACAGCCCCTCGCCCAGCACCG GTTCTAGTTCTGAATGCTGATCTTGATCTGAACACAATCGGCACGGAGTACGAGCGCTCCGAAATGAGCATTTTGAAGCCCATACTAATCGAGAACACACAGCAGCACGCCATTCTTACGTCGCCTTCCAAACTGACCAAAACCGATTTATAG
- the LOC131210077 gene encoding U1 small nuclear ribonucleoprotein C: protein MPKYYCDYCDTYLTHDSPSVRKTHCTGRKHKDNVKFYYQKWMEEQAQHLIDATTAAYKAGKIAQNPFTTGPPKPNINIPPPTMNMPPRPGIIPGMPTGAPPLLMGPNGPLPPPMMGMRPPPMMVPTMGMPPMGLGMRPPVMSAAPPQLNTKS from the coding sequence ATGCCAAAGTATTACTGCGATTATTGCGATACGTACCTCACGCACGATTCGCCGAGTGTTCGCAAAACACACTGCACCGGACGGAAGCACAAGGACAATGTGAAATTCTACTACCAAAAATGGATGGAGGAACAGGCGCAGCATCTCATCGACGCGACGACCGCTGCGTACAAGGCTGGAAAGATTGCCCAGAATCCGTTCACAACTgggccaccgaagccgaacaTTAACATTCCCCCGCCGACGATGAATATgccaccccggcccggcatcATCCCCGGTATGCCCACCGGGGCCCCGCCACTGTTGATGGGACCCAATGGACCACTTCCGCCACCGATGATGGGAATGCGTCCACCGCCGATGATGGTTCCGACGATGGGAATGCCTCCGATGGGCCTTGGCATGCGCCCACCGGTGATGAGTGCGGCGCCACCGCAGCTTAACACGAAAAGTTAA
- the LOC131210071 gene encoding serine-rich adhesin for platelets has translation MPFVQRVVTPKYVARSSPTVAQLATPSPAIPVADNEFEALTNITLSNALRQLASLVFISNQIFTELHQELSSVNERSLGIKQRIDRLSQKVDQSDPKQVPVPESDLDAFVQIKGHYRKTYHVETSLFTVATRSETLREMYEAAAKTPVTTIAEMDRIVGNVAGSSSEAFICTPVLSRQRRAARAHNVDMDIEVSLPTAVQDLRKWTSAEAIGDVTTGVACSVKITSNSASKSVQPNITGPSVPAALTVVAESDYIDGGAATTTSSANETNLDAITSLSETAVRDSSAGNSSGADDRVDHLLPSPAEQCRVLASKFPAETIQIDTSGRAFDRMSSTRKSLVCYMSGRAKKSHQDQDGKPEEDNTVRRRSRLRRPRGKRRNTIAGTDQREIAEVIGQGEPEATAASAASTQQQQQQPAGDFGDLLPAIRSKSGDLLRKEPSFSAEWTKSFNKMSHFNSLKQWGINRLRMMNREARDQKDHDIDDFNIHDTTLARHQSTGRRKGSDREKRLSHDRKPSYSSSERSSSGVINSSYLPASINPVKLRETSTVRRQRRTALGNRDEPHSSSGNWSASSESGRTSIGSEITTNTHPKSSASSSSLNHSSNPVSSSAPPSSIVSRRRFFNTSASSSVTSEGTITPDLQTFDYHDEGGETSSVYSCDTEGYYTSFHVDSGLKTLKEEEPITPLQSTTALSSITSFSSSGNTTVVSQENEYDLYGKGSTSTTTSSAGTICTVLAECEPANGGGANASGSSLPKIPERKSSLTKLNRSNSTASNGTLERSYSSSTLGSTLDSTGTIKRNGVLIQKEVIKALRQDNNNRPDVADGNTVSGKGSGEAKLPPTAEPEQSESSDVECVERTERLKVKTTINTSRIPSMCIITPTNSDDEQQGGSACGGVPPPLAKSKSSDKAKRPSLPESSSFELKKPKDFRKASLLPLNNVLDRIKGALPHLKKSPTKEDCTGATAAGVAPPNEPPDGEYVEISKGRKTPNELTLRRNLATVLSGNLNEETEYVSLNELPCNIKCESTSESFMHLDDKCGARGGRTPNTSTAAQNGSIGGGGGGSNNATAVDIHTPRSTTTTAVAALKGAARVKLDANGRVIFSSDSLKRRKGAHTTFAPGPCVKDVSVREAQGSGKQGTVDTQNATTAATLNDPPARGGNPRQQQQQQVQVVPGSYRSLKRPLVSPRYGTPSNRIVPIGGIAGGSGLVEPPKKTLVATILPNSAKQPPHREARELSAMHSFAPYAAPGARTSSPLHHHGGAPHDDGATSAFPKGAHVNVQNVASYRTVNAGGGTALKPYPEGARSLDRSSLRNWYPDRVTVDGRCAIVPRPNYSRTTYAPKGHEPPGALMATGSFSTPRQASGSPIGGDNLPPDLHSLYAVPNKPKPSPLAVGRSSQLARPMDRSLRSILAEQSELSPIKPCQTTNPFKTSTPSKEDELLSVSSQLQNKLFSSAVRSLGNSPVHSGRSTPREMLEPQLGSVRGRHSWASNSIEVPKTCSDRLGTPKTSLMDFKKLLLAHGTKSHTSPGSKMSAVEMLKKSKESVTVRPMEREQAGTTPRHSAGPGSMTILDMSASPKLYSFRRAAQHGNSSPTKNLGGGKGGGGGGPRSNWRFNSLRGGVISTAIPEANSEEEILPPLERNATAATEPSVAPDKGTSEAEEVEDISISSFKENIFLKEDENNFMKGEVPRLAKSFAGFSTADNTAIVRGRLVKDLKSAKPQMARDQDAEQKDADSRAKAAALETAL, from the exons ATGCCGTTCGTGCAGCGTGTCGTAACCCCCAAGTACGTCGCCCGGtcgtcgccgacggtggcgcaaCTGGCGACGCCATCCCCGGCCATCCCGGTCGCGGACAACGAGTTCGAGGCGCTGACCAACATCACGCTCAGCAACGCGCTCCGGCAGCTCGCCTCGCTCGTCTTCATCTCGAACCAGATCTTCACCGAGCTCCACCAGGAGCTGTCGAGCGTTAACGAGCGATCGCTCGGCATCAAGCAGCGCATCGATCGGCTGTCGCAGAAGGTGGACCAGTCCGATCCGAAGCAAGTCCCAGTCC cggAGAGTGACCTCGATGCGTTCGTTCAGATCAAGGGCCACTACAGGAAGACGTACCATGTGGAGACCTCGCTGTTCACGGTGGCAACCCGCTCGGAGACGCTGCGGGAGATGTACGAGGCGGCCGCCAAGACACCGGTCACGACCATCGCCGAGATGGACCGCATCGTGGGCAACGTGGCCGGAAGTAGCTCGGAGGCGTTCATCTGCACGCCGGTGCTAAGCCGCCAGCGGCGGGCCGCCCGAGCCCACAACGTCGACATGGACATCGAAGTCAGTCTG CCTACGGCCGTGCAGGATCTGCGCAAGTGGACCTCGGCGGAGGCGATCGGCGACGTGACGACGGGTGTGGCTTGTTCGGTGAAAATCACGTCCAATAGCGCTAGCAAGTCCGTCCAACCGAACATAACCGGACCGAGCGTTCCGGCGGCGCTCACAGTCGTCGCGGAGTCGGATTACATCGACGGAggagcggccaccaccaccagctcagCCAACGAGACAAACCTCGATGCGATCACGTCCCTGTCCGAAACGGCCGTTCGTGACTCCAGCGCTGGGAATAGTAGCGGCGCTGATGATCGTGTCGATCATCTCCTTCCATCGCCGGCCGAACAGTGCCGAGTGCTGGCATCAAA GTTCCCAGCGGAGACGATACAAATCGACACTTCCGGCCGGGCGTTCGATCGCATGTCCTCGACCCGCAAGTCGCTGGTGTGCTACATGAGCGGGCGGGCGAAAAAGTcccaccaggaccaggacggCAAACCGGAAGAGGACAACACGGTGCGGAGGCGATCGCGGTTACGGCGGCCGCGGGGCAAAAGACGCAACACGATCGCCGGGACGGATCAGCGCGAGATTGCCGAGGTCATCGGCCAAGG ggaaccggaagcgacggcggcgtcggcggccagcacgcagcaacagcagcagcagccagcgggTGACTTTGGTGACCTGCTGCCGGCGATCCGCAGCAAGTCGGGCGATCTGCTGCGCAAGGAGCCCTCGTTCTCGGCCGAGTGGACGAAGAGCTTCAACAAGATGTCGCACTTCAACTCGCTCAAGCAGTGGGGCATCAACCGGCTACGGATGATGAACCGGGAGGCGCGCGATCAGAAGGATCATGATATTGACGACTTCAATATCCACGATACCACGCTGGCGCGGCACCAGAGCACGGGCCGGCGCAAGGGCTCCGACCGGGAGAAGCGGCTTTCGCACGACCGAAAGCCGTCTTACTCGTCGTCGGAGCGCAGCTCCAGTGGCGTGATCAATTCATCGTACCTGCCGGCCTCGATCAATCCGGTGAAGCTACGGGAAACGTCCACCGTGCGGCGGCAGCGCAGAACCGCGCTCGGGAACCGGGACGAGCCGCACTCGTCTAGCGGTAATTGGAGCGCCAGCTCGGAGTCGGGCCGAACGTCGATCGGTAGCGAGATCACGACCAACACGCACCCGAAATCGAGCGCTTCCAGCTCCTCGCTGAACCACAGCAGTAACCCGGTCAGCTCGAGCGCCCCGCCGAGTTCGATCGtgagccgccgccggttctTCAACACGTCCGCATCGAGCAGCGTCACGAGCGAGGGCACCATCACGCCGGACCTGCAAACGTTCGACTACCACGACGAGGGTGGCGAAACGAGTTCCGTGTACTCGTGCGACACCGAAGGATACTACACGTCGTTCCACGTCGATTCGGGGCTGAAGACGCTGAAGGAAGAGGAACCGATCACGCCACTCCAATCGACGACGGCCCTGTCCAGCATCACGTCGTTCTCCAGCTCCGGCAACACGACGGTCGTGTCGCAGGAAAACGAGTACGATCTGTACGGGAAGGGATCCACCTCTACGACGACCAGCTCGGCCGGGACCATCTGCACGGTGCTGGCCGAATGTGAGCCGGCCAATGGCGGCGGTGCTAACGCGAGTGGCTCCAGCCTGCCGAAGATTCCGGAACGCAAGAGCTCCCTGACGAAGCTGAACCGCAGCAACAGTACCGCCAGCAATGGCACACTGGAGCGGAGCTACTCCAGCAGCACGCTCGGTAGCACCCTGGACAGTACCGGCACCATCAAGCGCAACGGGGTGCTGATACAGAAGGAGGTCATCAAGGCGCTGCGCCAGGATAACAACAACCGACCGGACGTGGCCGACGGGAACACCGTCTCTGGTAAGGGTTCTGGCGAAGCGAAACTTCCGCCgacggcggaaccggaacaatCGGAATCATCCGATGTGGAGTGCGTGGAACGCACGGAACGGTTGAAGGTGAAAACGACCATCAACACCAGCCGCATACCGTCGATGTGCATCATCACTCCGACGAACAGCGATGACGAGCAGCAGGGTGGAAGCGCGTGCGGTGGTGTCCCGCCGCCATTGGCGAAGAGCAAATCGTCCGACAAAGCCAAGCGCCCATCGCTGCCAGAGTCCAGCTCGTTCGAGCTAAAGAAACCGAAGGACTTCCGCAAGGCATCGCTACTTCCACTGAACAATGTGCTCGACCGGATCAAGGGTGCGCTGCCGCACCTGAAGAAGTCTCCCACGAAGGAAGACTGCACCGGGGCGACGGCGGCTGGGGTGGCGCCACCAAACGAACCCCCCGACGGGGAGTACGTCGAGATATCGAAGGGTCGTAAGACACCGAACGAACTCACGTTAAGACGCAATCTGGCGACGGTGCTGTCCGGGAATCTGAACGAAGAAACGGAGTACGTATCGCTCAACGAGCTGCCGTGTAACATCAAGTGCGAAAGCACCAGCGAGAGCTTCATGCACCTGGACGACAAGTGCGGTGCCAGGGGCGGGCGGACACCGAACACCAGCACGGCAGCACAAAATGGCAGCatcggtggaggtggtggaggAAGCAACAACGCGACCGCTGTTGACATTCACACCCcacgcagcaccaccaccaccgccgtcgctgcGCTGAAGGGGGCTGCGCGTGTGAAGCTGGATGCGAACGGGAGAGTAATTTTCTCATCTGACAGCTTGAAGCGACGGAAGGGGGCGCACACAACGTTCGCACCCGGACCATGCGTAAAGGACGTCTCGGTACGCGAAGCGCAAGGAAGTGGTAAACAAGGAACAGTCGATACGCAAAACGCAACGACGGCCGCGACGTTGAATGACCCACCAGCAAGAGGCGGCAAccctcggcagcagcagcagcagcaagtgcagGTCGTCCCCGGCAGTTATCGAAGCCTGAAGAGACCCCTGGTGTCGCCACGGTACGGTACCCCGAGCAATAGAATCGTCCCGATCGGAGGAATCGCTGGAGGCAGCGGGCTGGTGGAACCACCGAAAAAGACGCTCGTCGCGACGATTCTTCCCAACAGTGCCAAGCAGCCACCGCACCGAGAAGCCCGCGAACTGTCCGCCATGCACTCGTTCGCACCCTATGCTGCACCCGGTGCAAGGACCTCATCTCCACTGCACCACCACGGCGGTGCTCCCCATGACGATGGTGCTACTAGTGCCTTCCCCAAAGGTGCTCACGTAAACGTACAAAACGTTGCGTCCTATCGAACGGTAAacgctggcggcggcactgcCCTCAAGCCGTACCCCGAAG GTGCTCGCTCGTTGGATCGCTCTAGCCTAAGAAACTGGTACCCGGACAGGGTGACCGTTGATGGTCGGTGCGCTATCGTACCACGGCCAAACTATTCCCGAACCACATACGCTCCGAAGGGCCACGAACCCCCGGGGGCTCTGATGGCCACGGGTAGCTTTTCTACGCCACGCCAAGCATCGGGTAGTCCGATCGGCGGGGATAATCTGCCACCGGATCTGCACAGCCTGTACGCGGTTCCCAACAAGCCAAAGCCGTCGCCCCTTGCCGTCGGCCGTAGCAGCCAGTTGGCCCGACCGATGGACCGTAGTCTGAGATCGATTCTGGCGGAGCAGAGCGAACTGTCCCCGATCAAACCTTGCCAAACGACGAATCCCTTCAAAACGTCCACCCCCTCGAAGGAGGACGAGCTCCTGTCGGTTAGCTCGCAGCTGCAGAACAAACTGTTTTCGTCCGCCGTGCGGTCACTGGGCAACAGCCCGGTACACTCGGGGCGGTCGACGCCACGCGAAATGCTCGAACCGCAGTTGGGCTCCGTTCGTGGACGGCACAGCTGGGCGTCCAACAGCATCGAGGTGCCGAAGACGTGTTCCGACCGGCTCGGGACACCGAAGACGAGTTTGATGGACTTCAAGAAGCTGCTCCTTGCGCACGGCACGAAATCACATACCAGTCCCGGTTCCAAGATGTCGGCGGTGGAGATGCTGAAGAAAAGTAAGGAGTCGGTTACGGTGCGCCCGATGGAACGAGAACAGGCGGGAACAACACCGAGGCACAGTGCGGGACCGGGCAGCATGACCATACTGGACATGTCGGCGTCACCGAAGTTGTACAGCTTCCGTCGAGCGGCCCAACACGGCAATTCGTCGCCAACGAAGAACCTAGGCGGTGGCAagggaggtggtggtggtggcccccgcTCAAACTGGCGGTTCAATAGTCTGCGCGGCGGTGTCATTTCCACCGCCATCCCGGAAGCGAACAGCGAGGAAGAAATCCTGCCGCCGCTCGAAAggaacgccaccgccgccactgaaCCCAGTGTTGCGCCGGACAAGGGGACctcggaagcggaagaggTCGAAGACATTAGCATTAGTAGCTTTAAGGAGAACATCTTCCTGAAGGAggatgaaaacaatttcatgaAGGGCGAAGTGCCGCGGCTGGCCAAATCCTTTGCAGGCTTCTCCACGGCGGACAACACGGCCATCGTGCGAGGTCGGTTGGTGAAGGACCTGAAGAGCGCCAAGCCGCAAATGGCACGGGACCAGGATGCTGAGCAGAAGGACGCCGATTCACGGGCAAAAGCGGCCGCACTTGAAACGGCCCTCTAA